One region of Bacillus pumilus genomic DNA includes:
- a CDS encoding rhodanese-like domain-containing protein — translation MFNYIVLSLCGLFVLYSVGSYIYQQRIMKTLTEEEFIKGYRKAQLIDVREPNEFDGGHILGARNIPLSQLKQRKNEIRPDKPVYLYCQNNLRSGKAAQTLRKNGCREIYNLKGGFKKWGGRIKTKN, via the coding sequence ATGTTCAACTATATCGTCCTCTCACTTTGTGGACTTTTCGTTCTTTATTCTGTCGGCAGCTACATTTATCAGCAGCGTATTATGAAAACGCTGACGGAAGAAGAATTTATTAAAGGTTACCGCAAAGCTCAACTCATTGATGTGAGAGAGCCAAATGAGTTTGATGGCGGACATATTTTAGGGGCAAGAAACATCCCCCTTTCCCAGCTAAAGCAGCGCAAAAATGAAATTCGTCCTGACAAGCCTGTTTATCTTTATTGCCAAAACAATTTGAGAAGCGGAAAAGCAGCGCAAACGTTACGTAAAAACGGCTGTCGTGAGATTTATAATTTAAAAGGCGGCTTTAAAAAATGGGGCGGCCGCATTAAAACGAAGAACTAA
- the gcvPB gene encoding aminomethyl-transferring glycine dehydrogenase subunit GcvPB → MNKQDQPLIFELSKEGRIGYSLPDLDVPEQEIPALFDDTYIRHDDAELPEVSELDIMRHYTALSRRNHGVDSGFYPLGSCTMKYNPKINEKVARLAGFAQVHPLQEADTVQGALELLYDLGDHLEEITGMDAVTLQPAAGAHGEWTGLMMIRAYHEARGDHKRTKVIVPDSAHGTNPASATVAGFETITVASDENGLVDLEDLRRVVNEETAALMLTNPNTLGLFEENILEMAEVVHGAGGKLYYDGANLNAVLSRARPGDMGFDVVHLNLHKTFTGPHGGGGPGSGPVGVKKDLIPYLPKPVLVKKEGRFYFDDDRPESIGRVKPFYGNFGINVRAYAYIRSMGPDGLKAVTDNAVLNANYMMRRLSTHFDLPFDRHCKHEFVLSGKRQKKLGVRTLDIAKRLLDFGYHPPTIYFPLNVEECIMIEPTETESKETLDAFIEAMIQIAKEAEENPEVVQEAPHTTVVKRMDETKAARNPVLVFER, encoded by the coding sequence ATGAATAAACAAGATCAGCCGCTTATTTTTGAATTATCCAAAGAAGGAAGAATTGGTTATAGCCTGCCTGATTTAGATGTACCTGAACAGGAGATCCCAGCTTTATTTGATGACACGTATATCCGTCATGATGATGCTGAGCTTCCTGAAGTATCTGAGCTTGATATTATGCGTCATTATACAGCATTATCAAGACGTAATCACGGGGTCGATTCCGGATTTTATCCTCTTGGCTCTTGTACAATGAAATATAATCCAAAGATTAATGAAAAGGTTGCACGCCTTGCAGGCTTCGCGCAAGTCCATCCACTACAAGAGGCAGACACTGTGCAGGGAGCATTAGAATTGCTGTATGATCTAGGTGATCATCTTGAAGAAATTACGGGGATGGACGCTGTGACATTACAGCCTGCGGCAGGGGCACACGGGGAATGGACAGGACTCATGATGATCCGTGCGTACCATGAAGCAAGAGGAGATCATAAACGAACAAAAGTCATTGTGCCGGATTCTGCTCATGGAACGAACCCAGCATCTGCGACAGTGGCTGGGTTTGAAACCATTACCGTCGCATCTGATGAGAATGGGCTTGTTGATTTAGAGGACCTGCGCCGTGTTGTCAATGAAGAAACTGCGGCTTTAATGCTGACGAATCCGAATACACTCGGCCTATTCGAAGAAAATATTTTAGAAATGGCTGAAGTCGTTCACGGAGCTGGTGGCAAGCTTTATTATGATGGAGCGAACTTGAATGCCGTTTTGAGCAGAGCAAGACCGGGGGATATGGGATTTGATGTCGTTCACTTAAATCTTCATAAAACCTTTACAGGTCCACATGGAGGCGGAGGCCCTGGTTCAGGTCCTGTAGGCGTAAAAAAGGATTTGATTCCGTACTTGCCAAAGCCGGTGCTTGTGAAGAAAGAAGGCCGCTTTTACTTCGATGATGATCGACCAGAATCAATTGGCCGAGTGAAGCCGTTCTATGGTAACTTCGGCATTAACGTCAGAGCATATGCGTATATTCGCTCTATGGGCCCAGACGGCTTAAAGGCTGTCACTGATAATGCCGTGTTAAATGCGAACTATATGATGCGCCGCTTAAGTACTCATTTCGATTTGCCATTTGACCGTCACTGTAAGCATGAATTTGTCCTTTCAGGTAAACGTCAGAAAAAATTAGGTGTACGCACACTGGATATTGCCAAGCGATTACTTGATTTTGGCTATCATCCGCCAACGATCTACTTCCCGCTCAATGTAGAGGAATGCATCATGATTGAACCAACTGAAACAGAATCAAAAGAAACACTTGATGCCTTTATCGAAGCGATGATTCAGATTGCAAAAGAAGCGGAAGAGAATCCAGAAGTCGTGCAGGAAGCGCCGCATACAACGGTCGTCAAACGAATGGACGAAACAAAGGCTGCCCGGAATCCAGTTCTCGTTTTTGAAAGATAA
- the gcvPA gene encoding aminomethyl-transferring glycine dehydrogenase subunit GcvPA, whose product MKHRYLPQTEQDQKEMLDVIGVQSIDELFSDIPEKVRFKGAYNIKAAASETELVRELSRLAAKNKDTVSYASFLGAGVYDHYQPVIVDHVISRSEFYTAYTPYQPEISQGELQAIFEFQTMIAELTGMDLANSSMYDGGTALAEAAMLAAGHTKKKKVVVSETVHPEARAVLKTYAKGQHIEVVEVPAKKGQTDLAALEKAVCEDTAAVLVQYPNFFGVVEPLKDIEPIAHKGKSLFVVSSNPLALGLLTPPGKLGADIVVGDAQPFGIPAAFGGPHCGYFAVTKKLMRKVPGRLVGQTEDENGVRGFVLTLQAREQHIRRDKATSNICSNQALNALAASVAMTALGKTGIKDIAYQNVQKAHYAKTQAKAYGLLADVEGAHFNEFVIKLQEPVKEANKRLLEKGIIGGYDLGRDFPELQHHMLVAVTELRTKEEIDTFMKELGDRHE is encoded by the coding sequence ATGAAGCATAGGTATTTGCCGCAAACCGAGCAAGATCAAAAAGAAATGCTGGATGTCATCGGCGTTCAGTCGATTGATGAGCTTTTTTCAGATATCCCAGAAAAAGTGAGATTTAAAGGAGCATACAACATTAAAGCAGCCGCATCTGAAACAGAGCTTGTAAGGGAATTATCCCGATTAGCTGCAAAGAATAAAGATACGGTCTCCTATGCATCGTTTCTTGGTGCCGGTGTATATGATCATTACCAGCCTGTCATTGTGGATCATGTCATCTCACGTTCTGAATTTTATACAGCATACACACCTTATCAGCCGGAGATTTCGCAAGGTGAACTACAAGCCATTTTTGAATTTCAAACAATGATTGCTGAGCTGACAGGTATGGATCTTGCTAACTCCTCGATGTATGATGGCGGGACAGCATTAGCTGAAGCGGCAATGCTAGCTGCTGGACATACAAAAAAGAAAAAAGTGGTTGTTTCTGAAACGGTTCACCCTGAAGCAAGAGCCGTGCTAAAAACATACGCCAAAGGACAGCACATCGAAGTTGTTGAAGTGCCTGCGAAAAAAGGGCAGACGGACCTAGCAGCATTAGAAAAGGCTGTCTGCGAAGATACAGCAGCAGTTCTTGTGCAATATCCAAACTTTTTTGGTGTCGTCGAACCGTTAAAAGACATTGAACCTATTGCGCATAAAGGGAAAAGTCTGTTCGTTGTCTCTAGTAATCCACTTGCACTCGGGTTACTGACGCCGCCAGGAAAACTTGGAGCAGACATTGTCGTTGGTGATGCACAGCCGTTTGGTATTCCAGCAGCGTTTGGCGGGCCGCATTGCGGATATTTTGCTGTGACGAAAAAGTTGATGCGAAAAGTGCCAGGTCGTTTAGTCGGGCAGACAGAAGACGAAAATGGTGTTCGTGGGTTTGTACTAACCCTTCAAGCGCGTGAGCAGCATATTCGGAGAGATAAAGCGACGTCCAATATTTGTTCGAATCAGGCATTAAATGCATTAGCCGCTTCCGTTGCCATGACAGCACTCGGAAAAACAGGCATCAAAGACATTGCGTATCAAAACGTACAAAAAGCCCACTATGCGAAGACGCAGGCAAAAGCATATGGACTGCTTGCTGATGTAGAAGGGGCCCATTTCAATGAATTTGTCATCAAATTACAAGAACCTGTAAAAGAAGCCAATAAACGATTGCTTGAAAAAGGAATCATCGGCGGCTATGACTTAGGGAGAGACTTCCCAGAGCTTCAACATCACATGCTTGTCGCCGTGACAGAGCTAAGAACGAAAGAAGAAATTGATACGTTCATGAAGGAATTGGGGGATCGCCATGAATAA
- the gcvT gene encoding glycine cleavage system aminomethyltransferase GcvT, which produces MLKRTPLFHAYETFGAKTIDFGGWELPVQFSSIKEEHEAVRTKAGLFDVSHMGEVEIKGQDALPFLQRLLTNDVSKLTDGKALYTAMCYEDGGTVDDLLVYQKEKNDYLLVINASNIEKDVEWLLQHQGENDVLIQNVSDQIALLALQGPLAADIMKDVADEEVTSLKPFTFLSRAEVAQKEVLVSRTGYTGEDGFEIYCQSEDAVHIWSALLKAGAPKGLIPCGLGARDTLRFEARLPLYGQELSKDISPLEGGIGFAVKTDKEANFIGKEALKKQKEEGPKRKLVGIEMIDKGIPRTDYPVFSGEKQIGVVTTGTQSPTLKKNVGLALIESSQAQLGTEIEVQVRKKRLKAKIVATPFYKRAK; this is translated from the coding sequence ATGTTGAAACGAACACCGCTTTTTCATGCGTATGAAACGTTTGGCGCAAAAACCATTGACTTCGGGGGCTGGGAATTACCTGTCCAATTTTCTTCCATTAAAGAAGAGCACGAAGCTGTTCGAACAAAGGCAGGGCTTTTTGATGTGTCTCACATGGGTGAGGTGGAAATCAAAGGTCAAGATGCCCTTCCTTTTTTACAAAGGTTATTAACCAATGATGTGTCTAAGCTGACAGACGGCAAGGCACTATATACAGCCATGTGCTATGAAGATGGCGGGACAGTGGATGATCTGCTCGTCTACCAAAAAGAAAAGAACGATTATTTGCTTGTCATTAATGCATCAAATATCGAAAAAGATGTGGAGTGGCTGCTTCAGCATCAAGGTGAGAACGACGTATTGATCCAAAATGTCTCTGATCAAATCGCCTTGCTAGCCCTTCAAGGACCTCTTGCCGCTGACATCATGAAAGATGTGGCGGATGAAGAAGTGACATCGCTCAAGCCATTTACATTTTTATCAAGAGCTGAGGTTGCTCAAAAAGAGGTGCTTGTTTCAAGAACTGGCTACACAGGAGAAGACGGCTTTGAAATCTATTGCCAGTCAGAAGATGCGGTCCACATTTGGTCGGCTTTATTAAAAGCAGGCGCACCAAAAGGATTAATACCGTGCGGGCTCGGTGCACGTGACACCTTGAGATTTGAAGCAAGACTTCCGCTTTATGGGCAGGAGCTATCAAAGGATATCTCTCCATTAGAAGGCGGGATTGGCTTTGCTGTCAAAACGGATAAAGAAGCCAATTTTATTGGCAAAGAAGCGCTCAAGAAGCAAAAAGAAGAAGGGCCGAAGCGAAAGCTTGTCGGCATTGAAATGATAGATAAAGGGATTCCGCGCACAGACTATCCGGTCTTTTCAGGAGAAAAGCAGATTGGGGTAGTCACAACGGGCACACAGTCCCCAACATTAAAGAAAAATGTCGGGCTTGCTTTAATTGAATCTTCTCAGGCGCAGCTTGGAACAGAGATAGAAGTACAAGTTCGCAAAAAACGTCTAAAAGCGAAAATCGTCGCAACACCATTTTATAAAAGAGCCAAATAA